Proteins encoded in a region of the Hypomesus transpacificus isolate Combined female chromosome 17, fHypTra1, whole genome shotgun sequence genome:
- the mrtfbb gene encoding myocardin-related transcription factor B isoform X1 codes for MEPHGILGRDGCPGAPSPRSEAVTHELEVLSLQPSSQTLPPLVERKNVLQLRLQQRRTREQLVEQGIMPPLKTPAVFHEQIRSLERARTENFLKHKIRSRPQRSELVRMHILQETHAEPSLQATQMMLKRARLADDLNEKIAQRPGPMELVEKNILPVDSSAKEVIIDGDGEEKHPKTPDVYNFEEDSSDTLSPEQPASQESQSSSASPREPRGTEAPSTSPPTSCALQYCPPTSQSTPDVLNFASTNEQQNYRLTTVPQPIPSVAPAKAGPTLIKQSQPKTSSEKSRSKKSKEPKPRVKKLKYHQYIPPDQKQEPSEAPMDSAYARLLHQQQQFLQLQILSQQQQHYNYQAILPALLKPGDEGQSSCSSVALNDSGLSSPIVVSVPSGATVRPNQTLTDRKPGQLPANLDEMKVAELKMELKLRGLPVSGTKTDLIERLKPYQENWSAQPASTMEVTALAETPQPANMSSTPPVSPVPSEVSSLSMEEAGTVDGRFRMPGTLSPACPASSGTSPHRAPLEDSFMETRTSEKDQRLHEKERQIEELIRKLEREQKLVEELKMQLEVEKKIQGALQPEPSPPARVKEESRASPNCSAVCSLPALPAVVKQEEPRTQLHTAPMPQFFLSQQQVPQTAPRQHQTKLPAQPGTQVLLPVSLPASSTNIHLPNNGIKLPVRQPALKTTMSTASPGLIQTQVLQKTEASVPQQSTSQQPQTQPMEQTVPLCTTSGSGFQIRPTHGQGQNQRQCQAMTDMAQGFLNSSPGSRSPARASTNQAIANVPTKSPSPCQPTYILQQPTFMNHVPKSKDPPRYEEAVKQTRSMQTAVQVPTATSQHMDDLFDVLIESGEISPYSRQDHPFQDKLLPVTASVTTLPINTVLSRPPPQIHVARPPGPTRSPPPSLVALATDNQLEAFLDCTLAGGAEPRTLRLMEELHSQLLNNPQSPMDTNELGFNDATPPSSYHLQDTNLDNMEWLDLTMPGPAGGLNPLGISTSSGVFSSDFLDSHDLQLHWD; via the exons ATGGAGCCCCATGGGATTCTGGGAAGGGATGGGTGTCCCGGCGCCCCTAGTCCACGCAGCGAGGCCGTCACCCACGAGCTGGAGGTGCTGTCGCTGCAGCCCAGCAGCCAGACCCTGCCGCCCCTGGTGGAGCGCAAGAACG TCCTCCAGCTCCGCCTGCAGCAGAGACGCACCCGGGAGCAGCTGGTGGAGCAGGGCATCATGCCAC CCCTGAAAACTCCTGCCGTCTTTCATGAGCAGATCCGCAGCCTGGAGAGGGCAAGG ACTGAGAACTTCTTGAAGCACAAAATCCGCAGCAGGCCTCAACGCTCTGAACTGGTCCGCATGCACATCCTGCAAG AGACCCACGCAGAGCCCTCCCTGCAGGCCACCCAGATGATGCTGAAGAGGGCCAGGTTGGCCGACGACCTGAACGAGAAGATCGCCCAGCGGCCTGGACCCATGGAGCTGGTGGAGAAGAACATCCTGCCCGTTGACTCCAGTGCCAAGGAGGTCATCATCG ATGGTGATGGTGAGGAGAAACACCCCAAGACACCAGATGTGTACAACTTTGAAGAGGACAGCAGTGACACCCTGTCCCCCGAGCAACCTGCCAGTCAGGAGTCCCAGagctcctccgcctcccccaGGGAGCCCAGGGGGACAGAggccccctctacctcccctcccaccaGCTGCGCTCTGCAG TACTGTCCACCTACATCCCAGTCCACACCAGATGTCCTCAATTTTGCCTCGACCAATGAGCAGCAAAACTATCGACTGACAACTGTGCCTCAACCAATCCCTTCTGTCGCTCCTGCTAAAGCAGGGCCTACCCTCATAAAG CAAAGCCAGCCTAAGACTTCGAGCGAAAAGAGCCGCAGCAAAAAGAGCAAAGAGCCCAAGCCTCGCGTGAAGAAGCTCAAGTACCACCAGTACATCCCCCCCGACCAGAAGCAGGAGCCCAGCGAGGCGCCCATGGACTCGGCCTACGCCCGCCTCcttcaccagcagcagcagttcCTCCAGCTGCAGATCCTCagccaacagcagcagcactacAACTACCAAGCCATCCTACCTGCTCTGCTCAA GCCCGGAGATGAGGGCCAGAGCAGCTGCTCTAGTGTGGCCCTGAATGATAGTGGTCTGTCCTCTCCCATTGTGGTGTCTGTTCCCAGTGGCGCCACTGTACGGCCAAACCAGACCCTGACCGACCGCAAGCCTGGCCAATTACCTGCCAACCTGGATGAAATGAAG GTTGCAGAGCTGAAAATGGAGCTGAAACTGAGAGGGCTGCCGGTATCTGGCACCAAGACTGATCTGATCGAGAGGCTAAAGCCTTATCAGGAGAACTGGAGCGCCCAGCCAGCCTCTACCATGGAGGTGACAGCCCTCGCAGAGACACCCCAGCCTGCCAACATGAGCTCCACCCCGCCTGTGTCCCCTGTGCCCTCAGAGGTGTCCAGCCTGAGCATGGAGGAGGCCGGGACAGTGGACGGTCGGTTTAGGATGCCAGGGactctctccccagcctgccCTGCTTCCTCCGGAACCTCCCCTCACAGAGCCCCTCTGGAGGACAGCTTCATGGAGACCAGGACTTCCGAGAAGGACCAGCGGCTGCACGAGAAGGAGCGCCAGATCGAGGAGCTGATCAGGAAGCTGGAGCGCGAGCAGAAATtggtggaggagctgaagatgcagctggaggtggagaagaagatCCAAGGGGCCTTGCAGCCAGAACCTAGCCCACCAGCCCGGGTtaaagaggagagcagagcttcCCCAAACTGCTCTGCCGTGTGCAGCCTTCCAGCCCTGCCAGCTGTGGTCAAACAAGAGGAGCCTAGAACTCAGCTCCACACGGCTCCAATGCCCCAGTTCTTCCTCAGTCAGCAGCAGGTACCTCAGACAGCCCCCAGACAGCATCAAACCAAGCTGCCGGCCCAGCCTGGAACTCAGGTCCTGCTGCCTGTCTCGCTCCCGGCCTCCTCCACCAACATCCATCTCCCAAACAATGGTATCAAATTGCCAGTCAGACAACCAGCCCTCAAGACCACTATGAGCACTGCATCTCCAGGCCTCATCCAGACTCAGGTGCTTCAGAAAACCGAGGCATCAGTACCTCAACAAAGCACCTCTCAACAGCCTCAGACACAGCCCATGGAGCAG ACAGTCCCACTCTGTACCACCTCAGGCTCAGGTTTCCAGATCAGACCAACACATGGCCAGGGCCAGAACCAGCGTCAATGTCAGGCCATGACGGACATGGCCCAAGGTTTCCTCAATTCCTCTCCAGGGAGCAGGTCCCCTGCCAGGGCCTCGACCAACCAAGCGATCGCTAACGTGCCCACAAAG AGTCCTTCTCCTTGCCAGCCAACCTATATCCTGCAGCAGCCGACCTTCATGAACCATGTTCCAAAGAGTAAGGACCCACCCCGCTATGAGGAGGCGGTCAAACAGACCCGCAGCATGCAGACTGCTGTTCAG GTTCCCACTGCAACCAGCCAGCACATGGACGACCTGTTTGATGTGTTGATAGAAAGTGGAG AGATATCCCCCTATAGCAGACAGGATCATCCCTTCCAGGACAAGCTGCTTCCTGTGACAGCCAGTGTCACCACCCTACCCATTAACACAGTGCTGTCCCGTCCCCCACCCCAGATCCATGTGGCCCGGCCACCTGGCCCCACCCgatcccccccacccagcctggTGGCCCTGGCCACGGACAACCAGCTTGAGGCCTTTTTGGACTGCACACTGGCCGGGGGCGCAGAGCCACGGACTCTGAGGTTGATGGAGGAACTGCATAGCCAGCTGCTCAACAATCCACAGTCCCCCATGGACACCAACGAGCTGGGCTTCAATGACgccacacctccctcctcctaccaCCTGCAAGACACCAACCTGGACAACATGGAGTGGCTGGACCTTACCATGCCCGGACCAGCAGGGGGGCTCAACCCTCTGGGCATCTCAACTTCCTCAGGGGTCTTCTCCTCGGATTTTCTGGACTCCCATGACTTGCAGCTGCACTGGGACTGA
- the mrtfbb gene encoding myocardin-related transcription factor B isoform X2, giving the protein MGLQTRPLSDPSLTSMACLDVETPVVCRVLQLRLQQRRTREQLVEQGIMPPLKTPAVFHEQIRSLERARTENFLKHKIRSRPQRSELVRMHILQETHAEPSLQATQMMLKRARLADDLNEKIAQRPGPMELVEKNILPVDSSAKEVIIDGDGEEKHPKTPDVYNFEEDSSDTLSPEQPASQESQSSSASPREPRGTEAPSTSPPTSCALQYCPPTSQSTPDVLNFASTNEQQNYRLTTVPQPIPSVAPAKAGPTLIKQSQPKTSSEKSRSKKSKEPKPRVKKLKYHQYIPPDQKQEPSEAPMDSAYARLLHQQQQFLQLQILSQQQQHYNYQAILPALLKPGDEGQSSCSSVALNDSGLSSPIVVSVPSGATVRPNQTLTDRKPGQLPANLDEMKVAELKMELKLRGLPVSGTKTDLIERLKPYQENWSAQPASTMEVTALAETPQPANMSSTPPVSPVPSEVSSLSMEEAGTVDGRFRMPGTLSPACPASSGTSPHRAPLEDSFMETRTSEKDQRLHEKERQIEELIRKLEREQKLVEELKMQLEVEKKIQGALQPEPSPPARVKEESRASPNCSAVCSLPALPAVVKQEEPRTQLHTAPMPQFFLSQQQVPQTAPRQHQTKLPAQPGTQVLLPVSLPASSTNIHLPNNGIKLPVRQPALKTTMSTASPGLIQTQVLQKTEASVPQQSTSQQPQTQPMEQTVPLCTTSGSGFQIRPTHGQGQNQRQCQAMTDMAQGFLNSSPGSRSPARASTNQAIANVPTKSPSPCQPTYILQQPTFMNHVPKSKDPPRYEEAVKQTRSMQTAVQVPTATSQHMDDLFDVLIESGEISPYSRQDHPFQDKLLPVTASVTTLPINTVLSRPPPQIHVARPPGPTRSPPPSLVALATDNQLEAFLDCTLAGGAEPRTLRLMEELHSQLLNNPQSPMDTNELGFNDATPPSSYHLQDTNLDNMEWLDLTMPGPAGGLNPLGISTSSGVFSSDFLDSHDLQLHWD; this is encoded by the exons ATGGGACTCCAGACTCGGCCGCTCAGCGACCCGTCTCTCACTTCCATGGCCTGCCTTGATGTGGAGACCCCCGTTGTGTGCAGGG TCCTCCAGCTCCGCCTGCAGCAGAGACGCACCCGGGAGCAGCTGGTGGAGCAGGGCATCATGCCAC CCCTGAAAACTCCTGCCGTCTTTCATGAGCAGATCCGCAGCCTGGAGAGGGCAAGG ACTGAGAACTTCTTGAAGCACAAAATCCGCAGCAGGCCTCAACGCTCTGAACTGGTCCGCATGCACATCCTGCAAG AGACCCACGCAGAGCCCTCCCTGCAGGCCACCCAGATGATGCTGAAGAGGGCCAGGTTGGCCGACGACCTGAACGAGAAGATCGCCCAGCGGCCTGGACCCATGGAGCTGGTGGAGAAGAACATCCTGCCCGTTGACTCCAGTGCCAAGGAGGTCATCATCG ATGGTGATGGTGAGGAGAAACACCCCAAGACACCAGATGTGTACAACTTTGAAGAGGACAGCAGTGACACCCTGTCCCCCGAGCAACCTGCCAGTCAGGAGTCCCAGagctcctccgcctcccccaGGGAGCCCAGGGGGACAGAggccccctctacctcccctcccaccaGCTGCGCTCTGCAG TACTGTCCACCTACATCCCAGTCCACACCAGATGTCCTCAATTTTGCCTCGACCAATGAGCAGCAAAACTATCGACTGACAACTGTGCCTCAACCAATCCCTTCTGTCGCTCCTGCTAAAGCAGGGCCTACCCTCATAAAG CAAAGCCAGCCTAAGACTTCGAGCGAAAAGAGCCGCAGCAAAAAGAGCAAAGAGCCCAAGCCTCGCGTGAAGAAGCTCAAGTACCACCAGTACATCCCCCCCGACCAGAAGCAGGAGCCCAGCGAGGCGCCCATGGACTCGGCCTACGCCCGCCTCcttcaccagcagcagcagttcCTCCAGCTGCAGATCCTCagccaacagcagcagcactacAACTACCAAGCCATCCTACCTGCTCTGCTCAA GCCCGGAGATGAGGGCCAGAGCAGCTGCTCTAGTGTGGCCCTGAATGATAGTGGTCTGTCCTCTCCCATTGTGGTGTCTGTTCCCAGTGGCGCCACTGTACGGCCAAACCAGACCCTGACCGACCGCAAGCCTGGCCAATTACCTGCCAACCTGGATGAAATGAAG GTTGCAGAGCTGAAAATGGAGCTGAAACTGAGAGGGCTGCCGGTATCTGGCACCAAGACTGATCTGATCGAGAGGCTAAAGCCTTATCAGGAGAACTGGAGCGCCCAGCCAGCCTCTACCATGGAGGTGACAGCCCTCGCAGAGACACCCCAGCCTGCCAACATGAGCTCCACCCCGCCTGTGTCCCCTGTGCCCTCAGAGGTGTCCAGCCTGAGCATGGAGGAGGCCGGGACAGTGGACGGTCGGTTTAGGATGCCAGGGactctctccccagcctgccCTGCTTCCTCCGGAACCTCCCCTCACAGAGCCCCTCTGGAGGACAGCTTCATGGAGACCAGGACTTCCGAGAAGGACCAGCGGCTGCACGAGAAGGAGCGCCAGATCGAGGAGCTGATCAGGAAGCTGGAGCGCGAGCAGAAATtggtggaggagctgaagatgcagctggaggtggagaagaagatCCAAGGGGCCTTGCAGCCAGAACCTAGCCCACCAGCCCGGGTtaaagaggagagcagagcttcCCCAAACTGCTCTGCCGTGTGCAGCCTTCCAGCCCTGCCAGCTGTGGTCAAACAAGAGGAGCCTAGAACTCAGCTCCACACGGCTCCAATGCCCCAGTTCTTCCTCAGTCAGCAGCAGGTACCTCAGACAGCCCCCAGACAGCATCAAACCAAGCTGCCGGCCCAGCCTGGAACTCAGGTCCTGCTGCCTGTCTCGCTCCCGGCCTCCTCCACCAACATCCATCTCCCAAACAATGGTATCAAATTGCCAGTCAGACAACCAGCCCTCAAGACCACTATGAGCACTGCATCTCCAGGCCTCATCCAGACTCAGGTGCTTCAGAAAACCGAGGCATCAGTACCTCAACAAAGCACCTCTCAACAGCCTCAGACACAGCCCATGGAGCAG ACAGTCCCACTCTGTACCACCTCAGGCTCAGGTTTCCAGATCAGACCAACACATGGCCAGGGCCAGAACCAGCGTCAATGTCAGGCCATGACGGACATGGCCCAAGGTTTCCTCAATTCCTCTCCAGGGAGCAGGTCCCCTGCCAGGGCCTCGACCAACCAAGCGATCGCTAACGTGCCCACAAAG AGTCCTTCTCCTTGCCAGCCAACCTATATCCTGCAGCAGCCGACCTTCATGAACCATGTTCCAAAGAGTAAGGACCCACCCCGCTATGAGGAGGCGGTCAAACAGACCCGCAGCATGCAGACTGCTGTTCAG GTTCCCACTGCAACCAGCCAGCACATGGACGACCTGTTTGATGTGTTGATAGAAAGTGGAG AGATATCCCCCTATAGCAGACAGGATCATCCCTTCCAGGACAAGCTGCTTCCTGTGACAGCCAGTGTCACCACCCTACCCATTAACACAGTGCTGTCCCGTCCCCCACCCCAGATCCATGTGGCCCGGCCACCTGGCCCCACCCgatcccccccacccagcctggTGGCCCTGGCCACGGACAACCAGCTTGAGGCCTTTTTGGACTGCACACTGGCCGGGGGCGCAGAGCCACGGACTCTGAGGTTGATGGAGGAACTGCATAGCCAGCTGCTCAACAATCCACAGTCCCCCATGGACACCAACGAGCTGGGCTTCAATGACgccacacctccctcctcctaccaCCTGCAAGACACCAACCTGGACAACATGGAGTGGCTGGACCTTACCATGCCCGGACCAGCAGGGGGGCTCAACCCTCTGGGCATCTCAACTTCCTCAGGGGTCTTCTCCTCGGATTTTCTGGACTCCCATGACTTGCAGCTGCACTGGGACTGA
- the mrtfbb gene encoding myocardin-related transcription factor B isoform X3 produces MHILQETHAEPSLQATQMMLKRARLADDLNEKIAQRPGPMELVEKNILPVDSSAKEVIIDGDGEEKHPKTPDVYNFEEDSSDTLSPEQPASQESQSSSASPREPRGTEAPSTSPPTSCALQYCPPTSQSTPDVLNFASTNEQQNYRLTTVPQPIPSVAPAKAGPTLIKQSQPKTSSEKSRSKKSKEPKPRVKKLKYHQYIPPDQKQEPSEAPMDSAYARLLHQQQQFLQLQILSQQQQHYNYQAILPALLKPGDEGQSSCSSVALNDSGLSSPIVVSVPSGATVRPNQTLTDRKPGQLPANLDEMKVAELKMELKLRGLPVSGTKTDLIERLKPYQENWSAQPASTMEVTALAETPQPANMSSTPPVSPVPSEVSSLSMEEAGTVDGRFRMPGTLSPACPASSGTSPHRAPLEDSFMETRTSEKDQRLHEKERQIEELIRKLEREQKLVEELKMQLEVEKKIQGALQPEPSPPARVKEESRASPNCSAVCSLPALPAVVKQEEPRTQLHTAPMPQFFLSQQQVPQTAPRQHQTKLPAQPGTQVLLPVSLPASSTNIHLPNNGIKLPVRQPALKTTMSTASPGLIQTQVLQKTEASVPQQSTSQQPQTQPMEQTVPLCTTSGSGFQIRPTHGQGQNQRQCQAMTDMAQGFLNSSPGSRSPARASTNQAIANVPTKSPSPCQPTYILQQPTFMNHVPKSKDPPRYEEAVKQTRSMQTAVQVPTATSQHMDDLFDVLIESGEISPYSRQDHPFQDKLLPVTASVTTLPINTVLSRPPPQIHVARPPGPTRSPPPSLVALATDNQLEAFLDCTLAGGAEPRTLRLMEELHSQLLNNPQSPMDTNELGFNDATPPSSYHLQDTNLDNMEWLDLTMPGPAGGLNPLGISTSSGVFSSDFLDSHDLQLHWD; encoded by the exons ATGCACATCCTGCAAG AGACCCACGCAGAGCCCTCCCTGCAGGCCACCCAGATGATGCTGAAGAGGGCCAGGTTGGCCGACGACCTGAACGAGAAGATCGCCCAGCGGCCTGGACCCATGGAGCTGGTGGAGAAGAACATCCTGCCCGTTGACTCCAGTGCCAAGGAGGTCATCATCG ATGGTGATGGTGAGGAGAAACACCCCAAGACACCAGATGTGTACAACTTTGAAGAGGACAGCAGTGACACCCTGTCCCCCGAGCAACCTGCCAGTCAGGAGTCCCAGagctcctccgcctcccccaGGGAGCCCAGGGGGACAGAggccccctctacctcccctcccaccaGCTGCGCTCTGCAG TACTGTCCACCTACATCCCAGTCCACACCAGATGTCCTCAATTTTGCCTCGACCAATGAGCAGCAAAACTATCGACTGACAACTGTGCCTCAACCAATCCCTTCTGTCGCTCCTGCTAAAGCAGGGCCTACCCTCATAAAG CAAAGCCAGCCTAAGACTTCGAGCGAAAAGAGCCGCAGCAAAAAGAGCAAAGAGCCCAAGCCTCGCGTGAAGAAGCTCAAGTACCACCAGTACATCCCCCCCGACCAGAAGCAGGAGCCCAGCGAGGCGCCCATGGACTCGGCCTACGCCCGCCTCcttcaccagcagcagcagttcCTCCAGCTGCAGATCCTCagccaacagcagcagcactacAACTACCAAGCCATCCTACCTGCTCTGCTCAA GCCCGGAGATGAGGGCCAGAGCAGCTGCTCTAGTGTGGCCCTGAATGATAGTGGTCTGTCCTCTCCCATTGTGGTGTCTGTTCCCAGTGGCGCCACTGTACGGCCAAACCAGACCCTGACCGACCGCAAGCCTGGCCAATTACCTGCCAACCTGGATGAAATGAAG GTTGCAGAGCTGAAAATGGAGCTGAAACTGAGAGGGCTGCCGGTATCTGGCACCAAGACTGATCTGATCGAGAGGCTAAAGCCTTATCAGGAGAACTGGAGCGCCCAGCCAGCCTCTACCATGGAGGTGACAGCCCTCGCAGAGACACCCCAGCCTGCCAACATGAGCTCCACCCCGCCTGTGTCCCCTGTGCCCTCAGAGGTGTCCAGCCTGAGCATGGAGGAGGCCGGGACAGTGGACGGTCGGTTTAGGATGCCAGGGactctctccccagcctgccCTGCTTCCTCCGGAACCTCCCCTCACAGAGCCCCTCTGGAGGACAGCTTCATGGAGACCAGGACTTCCGAGAAGGACCAGCGGCTGCACGAGAAGGAGCGCCAGATCGAGGAGCTGATCAGGAAGCTGGAGCGCGAGCAGAAATtggtggaggagctgaagatgcagctggaggtggagaagaagatCCAAGGGGCCTTGCAGCCAGAACCTAGCCCACCAGCCCGGGTtaaagaggagagcagagcttcCCCAAACTGCTCTGCCGTGTGCAGCCTTCCAGCCCTGCCAGCTGTGGTCAAACAAGAGGAGCCTAGAACTCAGCTCCACACGGCTCCAATGCCCCAGTTCTTCCTCAGTCAGCAGCAGGTACCTCAGACAGCCCCCAGACAGCATCAAACCAAGCTGCCGGCCCAGCCTGGAACTCAGGTCCTGCTGCCTGTCTCGCTCCCGGCCTCCTCCACCAACATCCATCTCCCAAACAATGGTATCAAATTGCCAGTCAGACAACCAGCCCTCAAGACCACTATGAGCACTGCATCTCCAGGCCTCATCCAGACTCAGGTGCTTCAGAAAACCGAGGCATCAGTACCTCAACAAAGCACCTCTCAACAGCCTCAGACACAGCCCATGGAGCAG ACAGTCCCACTCTGTACCACCTCAGGCTCAGGTTTCCAGATCAGACCAACACATGGCCAGGGCCAGAACCAGCGTCAATGTCAGGCCATGACGGACATGGCCCAAGGTTTCCTCAATTCCTCTCCAGGGAGCAGGTCCCCTGCCAGGGCCTCGACCAACCAAGCGATCGCTAACGTGCCCACAAAG AGTCCTTCTCCTTGCCAGCCAACCTATATCCTGCAGCAGCCGACCTTCATGAACCATGTTCCAAAGAGTAAGGACCCACCCCGCTATGAGGAGGCGGTCAAACAGACCCGCAGCATGCAGACTGCTGTTCAG GTTCCCACTGCAACCAGCCAGCACATGGACGACCTGTTTGATGTGTTGATAGAAAGTGGAG AGATATCCCCCTATAGCAGACAGGATCATCCCTTCCAGGACAAGCTGCTTCCTGTGACAGCCAGTGTCACCACCCTACCCATTAACACAGTGCTGTCCCGTCCCCCACCCCAGATCCATGTGGCCCGGCCACCTGGCCCCACCCgatcccccccacccagcctggTGGCCCTGGCCACGGACAACCAGCTTGAGGCCTTTTTGGACTGCACACTGGCCGGGGGCGCAGAGCCACGGACTCTGAGGTTGATGGAGGAACTGCATAGCCAGCTGCTCAACAATCCACAGTCCCCCATGGACACCAACGAGCTGGGCTTCAATGACgccacacctccctcctcctaccaCCTGCAAGACACCAACCTGGACAACATGGAGTGGCTGGACCTTACCATGCCCGGACCAGCAGGGGGGCTCAACCCTCTGGGCATCTCAACTTCCTCAGGGGTCTTCTCCTCGGATTTTCTGGACTCCCATGACTTGCAGCTGCACTGGGACTGA